The Malus sylvestris chromosome 3, drMalSylv7.2, whole genome shotgun sequence genomic sequence cgacgccaaatgttgatgcacaaaaccggggtcttggaacaacgtaaatccgacctagaatctgcaagaaagtaaagaacacaagatgtgtcgtggttcaccccaatgtttgggctacgtccacactgatgttgatattgtttctctgtatggatgtatggattacaagtgtgaagGGGAGTCCcccaaagaaagagagagagtttgagagagcctCTGTTTAGGGGATCTGaggcttgaggattgtgagggtgaggagtccctttaatagactaagggctcctcacttattacatatttgccccttcatttattacataattatacttgaatcccccgagtatttatacgagatctaaatatagaggccctaagtatggtacaaacatcagTCAATTTAAGATGAACTCGAGGTTCCTTTCAAGTGGAGCTTGATGTAACCAAGGTATGAGTAAATTCTGACgaagaaagataaagaaaataaaatatttcaaattctgAAAAAgatgaattaaagttgagaaaTATTGAAGTTAGTCGACGAGGTGATAGAAAATGTAGCAAGAAATATTATGGTGTCATAATTGAGCatataatatgttattttaaagaGCATCACCATCAAAACAAGACTCATAGTATACCATGAACCCGTAGAGTTTCAGGCCAAAAATGATGGTTTTGATTTCCAAAACAACGttttaaagtttgtaattaaAATCAGACTTTTTGTTTTAAGTCTGATTTACTTCTTTTACATCCTTAACACACCCCTAAACTTCCCAATGATCGAGTTAAGTCTATTTAAGCCCCATGGCTCCCAATGTAATGTCTCATTTTAAGTATTATTCAATAAatcttttcgtttttttttcccAACTCTAGTGGACTTCAAAAAACTTTGTTCTTCGAGAGTTTACGTTTGTACCTCTTCTATTGTGTTGAGTCAGGAATCTAAATGGGCATGTACATTGTACAATTAATCCTAAAttagattgtttttttttcgtcATCGAGAGATTgattaaatttatttgtttacTATTAATCAAGTTGACCATAGGTCGGAACTAAAATAACCCAATTACAAACTTGCActcaaaaattaaattacacaCACACCTATGACTATGAGGCCTATTCATATTTTCATGATaactaaaaaaatttgaaaaacatttGGAGTCTTAAACTAAAACATGTGTGCCACTTAGGACTATAGtctaatagtatttttttttactgataAGTAAtgggtcttaagttcgattttcttcaaatgcgaatttgaatcacattatacGGCCGACCCATTGTCAGGCTTGACCCATCATTcaccctcttagtgtagataaaaaaaatatgggaagTGCTATtggtactccaaaaatctcattttacacttctcacaaatgtatttttctttcctaatatacaaagtttggagtgtaaaatgagattttttgagtgctaataacaattctaaaaaataaaatgtgtgTGATCCCAACTCTCACTTGAGACTGAGAGATACTTAACTAACCCATTTTAGAAATTAActttcttaatttgtttttatacatATTTATCAATTGTAAAACCATAATATTTGACATTcatacaattttattttaaactaTTCGATTCCAGTTAATAACTAATtcgatattaatttattatatttagTCCAAATCTCTTACTTTTTGAAGTATTTAAAGTAAAGTTGTCACGAACTCACATGTAAAAATGGGTATCCCTACGTTTTACGGATCACAATAAAAATTGGCCCggaaaaaaaggaaagtaaaAGATGGAAACCAAATAAGTAGCCGTTGAAgataaagaaaggaaagaaCATATTACAATAGGACACCAGCGGCATTTGCAACGTTCGGAAAATTTTGAATACCTTTATGCCCCTCTGTCCGACGTCGTTTAAGTCCCACCCCATCAGCGTTTTAAACCAAACTCTGCAACCCCATCTTCttccacatctctctctctctctctctctctctctctctctctctctctaactcgtCACTCAGAAGagggaaagaaggaaggaaagaaagcCCTTCTCTCTCAGTGCGTTTGAAAAGCGGAGTCTCCGGTTGATTTCCGTTTTCGATTTCTGTTTTAGGAAAacgaagagaaagaaagagggaTTATGGCTGCCGTGAACCAAGATAACAGTCTGGTAGTGGCCGGAGCCACTGCCCCCTCGAACACAAAGCAATCTCAGCCTCGCCCGAAGACCGTTGATTCGCAGTCCGTTCTCAAAAGGTACCATCTTCATCCTACTTTACTGGTGAAGAATGATTAAtgggatttctgggtttttttgggGGATTCTCTTTGTCAGATGAGCTATTTGAATAATGGATTAGGGTTTAAATTCACTAAATTTGTTTTGATAATTGGAGGTTTTCGAGGTTTATAAATAATCTAACCCTTTATTGTTGTGTTTAATCAAACAGGCTGCAATCTGAGTTGATGGCCTTAATGGTAAGACCTCCCCCAAGACTCGATGTTTTCTCCTTATCTTCCGTTTGGATCCTTATTagaatttgattgaatatgtTTCGAGATAGTAATTTTGATGTTTGTTAGATAACATTGGAtcggattggattggattgaatATTGTAGATGGGTGGGGATTCTGGGATATCTGCATTCCCTGAGGAAGACAACATATTCTGCTGGAAAGGGACAATCATTGGAAGCAAAGAGACCGTGTTCGAAGGAACGGAATACAGACTCTCCCTCACCTTCCCCAATGACTATCCCTTCAAGCCTCCAAAGGTCAAGTTTGAGACTCTCCTCTTTCATCCCAATGTCGATCTCGTCGGCAACATTTGCCTGGATATCCTTCAGGTAACTTCCTCAAACTTGTACTAGTCCAATTCACACTCTCAATTAAAATATCGTTTGTCCTATGTATCTCAATCAATTGGTTGCAGGATAAATGGTCATCTGCTTATGATGTGAGAACCATACTCTTATCCATCCAGAGTCTTCTAGGAGGTAATCACTTTTCTCTTCTCGAACACGTTTGCTTCTCGAATTGGATAAAATCTGAATTGAAACGAAGGTTGAGTGCGTACCGAATTTCAATCTTTGTTTATGTGTATTGCAGAACCAAACATCAGCTCTCCTTTGAACGCTCAAGCAGCACAACTGTGGAGCAACCAAGAAGGTAACAACGCGTTTGAATTGAATTTCCTTTTACTAATTTTCGgaaggaaataaaataaaaaaataaaaaaataaaaaaaagctttgttttaccaTGGGAAGTGTCTGACTGAGTAATGCTTTCTGTGCGTGTGCTTTGCAGAATATAGGAAGATGGTGGAGAAGTTGTACAAAGCTCCGAAGGCTTAATAATCGAGACGATGGCAAAGAAGTTGTGTTAGATTAGAGAGAGTTGAGTGATTACTATAGAATCCAAGCCTCTCTAACTTGGATTAGAGAGCATGGATTGGATTAGATTGGATTGTTAGGAGGTTTTTTTAGTAATTCCTTGATTTGTTCTCGTTCTTGTGTTTCGCTCTCTTGTTTTCCAGATGAGATATTAGGCAATGTTCATCAAAATTCTGAGTTAAAAATTCTCCTGtgtttctctccctctcttcttgGCTGTTCAACATTCTGAGTTAAAAATTGTCCTGtgtttctctccctctcttcttgGCTGTTCTCTCTGTTTGTAATCCAAGCCTCTCTCACTTGGATTAGAGAGCATGGATTGGATTAGATTGGATTGTTAGGAGGTTTTTTTAGTAATTCCTTGATTTGTTCTCGTTCTTGTGTTTCGCTCTCTTGTTTTCCACATGAGATATTTAGACAATGTTCATCAAAATTCTGAGTTAAAAATTGTCCTGtgtttctctccctctcttcctgGCTGTTCTCTCTGTTTGTTCAGATTTAAGATTGTTACAACAATTGAAAACCCGTGTTCCGAGAGACGGGTTATTGATCCATTAGGTGTTGGACAAGCCAATTGTTTATGTTAACAAGCAACATTCTTATGATAAATCGTCAATTTGTTTGATTCATATAGATGATGACCAAACAGTCTTCGAATCGAATGAATATTTCTAAAGATGATCTTGACATCATCAGGAAACAAATGGCAACTTCAACCAACAATTGGGGTTTTGCTGTAGGGCAGAAATCTTGTGGTGACTTAAGAAGCAGCAGAGCTAGACTTATAAAACCATATGCAATCATTACGATTAATAGGGATCTAAATCTCAAATACTACGTAAAATAAACAACAGGCGTCTAAGCTTGTACAGTGTTGCGCAATATTTTCACCGCCACCGCCTGTTCTCATTCGTAAACCCAAATTACTTCTTTTAAGTTCAACCCAGATTACAAGCTTGACTGAAGAGGTACAAAAATCCTATGGCTTTGATGATGTGAGCTGCCTCAAATTGTACTTGGCCAACTGCTTGTACTTGTCAACAATACCGATCAAGCAAATAGTCTGTCAATCAAAACAAAATGGGATTTTAAGCTAAAAAGAAATCAACAGTTCAAACACGAGTATCTTTTTACCATAATTCTTCTTTCGAATGGTGGCGTGACAAAAAAGAAATAGGCACACAAGGAAAAGAAACTTTCTTACCCTGCAAATTTCAACAACAATGGTCTTATCAGGATTGTTGAGGTCAACTTTGTGCGGTGCAGGCACAGATTTTGCCACTGCATTTATGATTTTCATCCTGTCAATACCGGTGTTTGCACGGGCTTCATACAGGACTGCAAACTGAATGGAAGATATAATAAAATCAGAAACCATCTCAAGTATCTAGTagattaaaattttgtttatacTCGAACTCAAACAACTCCAAACTATACTCAGGTGTAAAAAACAaatcacaaaaggaaaaaaatgtcaGAAAACGCTCATCAGATTTATTTCCAGTTCATTAATAAATCTCCCACTGGCTACATTCAGCAAGTAGAGGCAGCTTTTCCATCACAGAACTTTTGTCTTATGGTGAAACGATCTATTAAGGCAGTCAAAATGAATTAAAATCGGTTTGTAATGATAAGAGAGATGTGGATATCTTTTTTGTTAATAACAAAAGGCAGACGAGGATTAATGGCATATTTTACCTTCCGAGGATTCTGAGTTTCCACTGGAAAGTGCTGTTCAAGAAGTGGTTTGATTGCTCTTGAAATTTCCTCTTCTGAAGAATAGCATGCTACTTCAATGGGTAATACTCTTAGGATAAACCTATAATATGCAAGTAATAACAGCCAGTTTGCTTTTTGTCATTGCGAATGACCGCACCAATTCCACCCACTCCGTTTTTACGTGCCTTTTCCCTTGTGGGTTGtaagttttaattttgtattaAGCGAGTGCAGAAAGTAGGATTTCATCCTCAACGGCACACCGCTTCTTTTTGTCTTCCACGCGTAGTTTCTCTATTTCTATAACTTTACAACCGAGGAAAGTATACAAACTTGAGGacataaatttatttatttctattatatgtTCATGAATTTAATTTCATAATGGAAACTGTACTACATGTGAGCatgaatttaatcatattaGTTAGAGCAATGTGCTTCACTAATTTGGGTCTTACCATCTATTAGGGCGAATGAGGGGCGTGTGCAAacgttttctttctttctctcgcTCGATCGCTTCAATGCCTATAATTTGAGAGATAAGAGGAAAGCCTTCTCTCGAATTCGAATATGTGACACAAATAATGACTCTTTTTTTCTGGGATATCAGCAGGTTAGGTAGCTGTAAGATTTTTTTATATTCGACGGAAGGCAGGCTAAAACTCTGCCCCAACCAAGTGAAACTAACTAAGGGTCTAAAAGAGTTCACGATCTGATCTATGGCCACTAAGAATGTCCATTAAAAGGAGCAGGCTGATGGGGTCGTTTTTCAAGCACGAATAGACGATCGTGAAGGGGGTGCGCAACCTAGAGAGATGGCCGTATCTCTTTGATGAATGTGGTATCGAGGTTCGATTCATTTGGAAAAGAGGTCAATCTTAGGGGAGACCATGCGAATGGTCAATTTATCTCCatatttggatgaatttagtaTCCTAATCATATTGTTTGTGATATTAAAAGATTGTAACCTCCCTCCAAAGTGAAGTGCTAGAACATAATTTAGCTCAATCTAAATGGGAAGTGGCAGAATCTTCATGAAACAAAAATAAGggagaaaattaatgaaaaagtaAATAATTAATGAAAGTTTCTATGAGGAGAGTCATATTAGTATCCGCTTATATTATAAGATAAAGAGAAAATGATATGTATTTTGTTGTGACATTTACGTGAGTTTTGATATTATGTACTTAACTCTGTGTGAGAATTAAAAAGCATATTCAACAAAGTTAACTACAGAattattttttgacaaaaaagataaaataattatttagggaagaaaacataaacaaaacaatttaGACAGATACCAATCTAATtcacagaagaagaaaaaacataattaaataaCAACCAATAAAATTTAAACATATGGAATGCCATAAAAAATGTGTATAAAggataatgctaaggagactaaggccccgtttgggattgaggtgattttaaaaaaagccactgtgaaaaaaagctgagggtcatttttgtgtttggtaaactgaaaaaaaagggcttattttggaagctgctgtgagaataagctgaaaatcaaaggaaaagctgaagctgctatttgctgctttgaaaaaaagccagttttttcaaagcacacggagctacagtgctcctttaatgaaaagacatactatcatcctgcttttttttccaaaagcactttcacaaaaaagtttaccaaacactctactggctttatttcacagccgcttattctcacagcacagccgcttattctcacagcagttttttttcaaagcacagcaataccaaaccagccctaagacctagtttgggagtgaggtgcttaaaaaaaaagcacctatgaaaaaaagctgtgagggttttagatgtttggtaaactgaaaaaaaaaagggcttattttggaagctgctgtgagaataagctgaaatcaaaggaaaaagctgaagctgctatttgcagctttggaaaactggctttttttcaaagcacatggagctacagtgctcctttaatgaaaatcccactattagactgcttttttttccaaaagcacttttacaaaaaagtttaccaaacactctgctgctttatttcacagccgcttattctcacagcacagccgcttattctcacagcagctttttttcaaagcacagcaataccaaaccagccctaaatttgtagataaaatcttggaaactaaaggacatggaagttgataattAGTTTATTACTTGTTTATTCCAAtttgtgacacatcatttagtttacaaatttagtatcTAAATTTTGTCCctctagcattactcatgtatatattctcaatatacacttttattatttttttattaaaaaagaggaaaaacaaGTGTGTATTGATAATTTATATAAACATCATGGGAATATCAGCCCCCAATAAAACGTATAACAACGCATAGAGTACGCAGGGGGATTCatgaaaatataataatatcCTAATTATATAAGATTGAAGACGTACAATGATCATTTGGAACATTGGAAAAGAACAAACTAACcaatcattttttaataatctaAACAATATTGTCTTTTCCTCCGGTGATCTTTTGCTATGTCACTTTGCAGCCTAATctgtatatatttataaaagCTTAATTTTGTTACTTGTTTTTTTAGTTATGGATTCCAAAGCCAAAGGTTTTCAAGGAAATAATGGAATGAGAACAAGAAGCTTTCGTGATGAAGACTATACCAACAGGAGAGTGTTTCTGCGGAGCTATCCTCTAGACTGGGAATTAGGTGGAGatgataaaaatcataaagAAGCTGCCGCcgctggtggtggtggttcaACAGATAAGATGAGGTCCATGAGGACCGGTAAGGACGACTGCAGCAGTGGCAGATCGGAGAAGCCGATGATCCGAAGGATAATCCTGTCAGTGTTTCATTGGGGTGGGGGAAAGGTGCTGGTGTTGAGGAGGTTTAAAAACAAGCTTGCTATTTATGTCATCTCTTGTATCCCTATTGGCTTTAAGCCTCCCACAACCCTAATTTCTGGTTGACATATATGCTGTATGTCTTACTCATGCATGCGTCTTACCATCTTTGTCATCATGTGTTCTTAACTGCATGCATCTGCACACCATATATATGTTGAAGTTTATATTTTAGTTATCAATTTCTAGTTTGTATTTTGGATTGAAGGAGAACAAAGAAAAGCTTCAGCGTTTCTGTAAATAAGGAATGAGGAAAAAAACTTAACCATCAACAgtatatatgtaaattaatgtgcaATACGTATGTGAATTAAACTAAAGTTTTTTAATTAGTTACATGGTTACAAGCGCACACTTCATGAATTTTACTTTATAAATTAGAGTTCATGCATGTActtgtgagaaatttttcaaaaaaGCACGTTGTCTTACCGTTATGTTATAACACGTGTATCAATTGTTTAATACTAATATACTTAAATGGCTGTTGTTAGTGTTCCTCTTAAGGTTCGTATAAACAACAAATATTTAAAGTTTGGTTTCGAAATAAGATCTATTGTGACACCCTGAATAGTTTAAATTGCTTTTAAAACTGTTGATGAACATATATTATGACGGATCCGGCTTCTCTAccctcccacttcccatacattctcatccccttctattttgtgaggttacggttaagtcatgtcaatattttatattgatttttttatagagataataaaacaaaaagcaatagtactataaaatgttaacgtgacttaattGTGACCGTACAAATAGaaagggatgagaatatataggaagtgggagggcaaagAAGCCAGGTCCTATTATGACACCCCCAAAAAGCTATATTCCCAACCAAGAGTACCATCAGGGAATTTCTTTTGTGCATAGCCTCAATGAGCATGCAACGTATGTGTGGTGCCTTCCCTCGATTTGTTTTTAGGACTAGGCCCCCAAAGCACCTCAAAAGGAAATATTGttgattttcacacacctttcgatttttaaatatttgtttgcTCTTCCATCCCTTTATCTTTATCTTAGGgtttgaagaaaagaaaataaatattaaaaaataatgtgtGTGGATGGTACAATGGAGTGCGTGAAAAAtcaccacaacaacaacaacaacaacaacaaagccttttcccactaagtggggtcggctatatgaatcctagaacgccattgcgctcggttttgtgtcatgtcctccgttagatccaagtactctacgtcttttcttagagtctcttccaaagttgtcctaggtcttcctctaccccttcggccctgaacctctgtcccgtagtcacatcttcgaaccggagcgtcagtcggccttctttgcacatgttcaaaatcaccggagccgattttctctcatatttcctacaatttcggctactcctactttacttcggatatcctcattcccaatcttatcctttctcgtgtgcccacacatcccacgaagcatcctcatctccgctacacccattttgtgtacgtgttgatgctttaccacccaacattctgtgccatacaacatcgctagccttattgccgtcctataaaattttcccttgagcttcagtggcctacgacggtcacacaacacgccggatgcactctttccatccagctcgtattctatggttgagatctccatctaattctccgttctcttgcaagatagatcctaggtagcgaaaacgatcgctttttgtgagcttcgctagattgctccggtcattagtgtggataagtatataaatggatagagataggaaagcaaacacaagatgtacgtggttcacccagattggctacgtccacggaatagaagagttctcattaattgtgaagggtttacacaagtacataggttcaagctctcatttagtgagtacaagtgaatgatttagtacaaatgacattaggaaatattgtgggagaatgatctcgtaatcacgaaacttctaagtatcagagtgtggtgtcgtcttgacttgccttatctgtctcataggtagatgtggcatcttctctggaagtactcttcctccatccaggggtggtatctttaactggtggagatgcacaaggtaatgtatcaatttcacttgaagcttacttgtagtttcaggcttggtcaagcgcgatacaaaccatgtagtaggagtcccccaagtcgccgagctcgggggtctgctgaaagaggtgacagacaaggtaagcaatcagagctccgactgattgttcaccttctccccatcttgcagcagcatgaaggataaagagaagaaaaatgagaagagatgatatgagatacttttgcttttgaagaagtaactttccacaggcttattcttgaactgagctggagggttttctggtttcctccagagtataaggccgactgaagaatttgagggtcaaaacaagtctatcaaatctagagtacgttccaccctgctgatatgggatacttttgcttttgacagagtaatgaatgtatcggcacgtgtgctgttacgcttgtctccacatgcttccttgtatccttcgcacttgccctatctgttcctcaagcagatgcggaatcttccctggaaacataagatgttgaagatgagtactcgagagcaatgccaggtaagtaatca encodes the following:
- the LOC126617068 gene encoding uncharacterized protein LOC126617068, producing the protein MVRPKLVKHIALTNMIKFMLTSNWLLLLAYYRFILRVLPIEVACYSSEEEISRAIKPLLEQHFPVETQNPRKFAVLYEARANTGIDRMKIINAVAKSVPAPHKVDLNNPDKTIVVEICRTICLIGIVDKYKQLAKYNLRQLTSSKP
- the LOC126615057 gene encoding ubiquitin-conjugating enzyme E2 20-like, producing the protein MAAVNQDNSLVVAGATAPSNTKQSQPRPKTVDSQSVLKRLQSELMALMMGGDSGISAFPEEDNIFCWKGTIIGSKETVFEGTEYRLSLTFPNDYPFKPPKVKFETLLFHPNVDLVGNICLDILQDKWSSAYDVRTILLSIQSLLGEPNISSPLNAQAAQLWSNQEEYRKMVEKLYKAPKA